A genomic window from Ananas comosus cultivar F153 linkage group 22, ASM154086v1, whole genome shotgun sequence includes:
- the LOC109727375 gene encoding 3-ketoacyl-CoA thiolase 2, peroxisomal-like, which yields MEKAIERQRILLTHLLPSSSSSSSSSISPSDSSLLAASVCAAGDSAAYQRSSSYGDDVVVVAAYRTPICKSKRGGFKDTYPEDLLTAVLKALLDNTKLNPSDVGDIVVGTVLAPGSQRATECRMAAFYAGFPETVPVRTVNRQCSSGLQAVADVAAAIKAGFYDIGIGAGLESMTMNSVAWEGSINPKVNAFQKAQDCLLPMGITSENVAHRFGVTRQEQDQAAVESHKRAAAATASGKFKDEIVPVTTKIIDPKTGEEKQVTISVDDGIRPETSLSGLAKLKPVFKKDGSTTAGNSSQVSDGAGAVLLMRRDVAMRKGFPIFGVFRSFAAVGVDPAVMGVGPAVAIPAAVKSAGLEIGDIDLFELNEAFASQFVFCCKKLQLDPAKVNVNGGAIALGHPLGATGARCVATLLNEMKRRGKDCRFGVVTMCIGSGMGAAAVFERGDGVDELSNAKKIESQKWLSKDAV from the exons ATGGAGAAGGCGATCGAGAGGCAAAGGATCCTCCTCACCCACCTCctcccatcatcatcatcatcatcgtcatcttCGATTTCTCCGAGCGATTCGTCGCTTCTCGCG GCTTCGGTTTGTGCTGCGGGTGATAGTGCTGCTTACCAGAGGAGTTCTTCGTATGGAGACGATGTCGTCGTCGTGGC TGCTTACCGAACTCCTATCTGCAAGTCCAAACGAGGGGGTTTTAAGGATACATATCCTGAGGATCTTCTAACTGCTGTTCTCAAG GCACTTTTGGACAATACTAAACTGAATCCAAGTGATGTTGGTGATATTGTGGTTGGCACCGTCTTGGCACCAGGTTCCCAAAGAGCAACAGAGTGCAGGATGGCAGCTTTTTATGCTGGTTTTCCAG AAACTGTTCCTGTTAGAACAGTGAACCGCCAATGTTCATCTGGTCTTCAGGCAGTTGCTGATGTTGCTGCTGCCATAAAAGCTGGTTTCTATGACATAG GAATTGGAGCTGGACTAGAATCAATGACCATGAACAGTGTTGCTTGGGAAGGATCAATAAATCCGAAA GTTAATGCATTCCAAAAAGCACAGGATTGTCTTCTTCCCATGGGAATCACTTCTGAGAATGTTGCACATCGGTTTGGTGTGACCAGACAGGAACAAGATCAGGCTGCT GTTGAATCTCATAAGCGAGCAGCTGCTGCAACCGCTTCCGGTAAATTTAAAGATGAGATAGTTCCAGTGACAACAAAG ATTATAGATCCAAAAACTGGAGAAGAAAAACAAGTTACAATTTCTGTTGATGATGGAATAAGGCCAGAGACATCGTTATCCGGTCTGGCAAAGCTCAAACCAGTATTTAAGAAGGATGGGAGCACGACTGCTG GCAATTCTAGTCAAGTAAGCGATGGTGCTGGAGCAGTCCTCCTCATGAGGAGAGACGTAGCAATGAGGAAAGGATTTCCTATATTTGGAGTTTTCAG GAGCTTTGCTGCCGTTGGAGTGGATCCTGCTGTTATGGGCGTTGGTCCTGCTGTCGCAATTCCTGCTGCAGTAAAATCTGCAGGTCTTGAAATTGGAGATATTGATctttttgaattaaatgag GCTTTTGCGTCTCAATTTGTATTCTGCTGCAAGAAGCTGCAGCTGGATCCAGCAAAAGTAAATGTGAATGGAGGAGCAATCGCTCTTGGGCATCCTTTGGGTGCAACAG GAGCCCGTTGTGTGGCCACTCTGCTGAACGAAATGAAGCGTAGAGGAAAGGATTGCAGATTTGGTGTTGTCACCATGTGCATCG GATCTGGAATGGGGGCTGCAGCAGTTTTCGAAAGAGGTGACGGTGTTGATGAACTCTCCAATGCCAAGAAGATCGAATCCCAAAAATGGTTATCGAAGGATGCTGTGTAA
- the LOC109727230 gene encoding probable voltage-gated potassium channel subunit beta, producing the protein MQYKNVGRSGLRVSQLGYGSWVTFGNQLDVKEAKALLQCCRDHGVNFFDNAEVYANGRAEEIMGQAIRELGWRRSDLVVSTKLFWGGPGPNDKGLSRKHLVEGARASLRRLDMDYVDILYCHRPDAATPVDETVRAMNHIIDRGWAFYWGTSEWSAQQITEACAVAARLDLVGPLVEQPEYNLLSRHKVEVEYLPLYSNYGLGLTTWSPLASGVLTGKYTKGNIPPDSRFALENYKNLASRSLVDDVLRKVNGLKPIAEELGIPLSQLAIAWCASNPNVSSVITGATKESQIIENMKAIDVIPLLTPDVIEKIEAVVQSKPKRPDSYR; encoded by the exons ATGCAGTACAAGAACGTGGGGCGGTCGGGGCTGCGGGTGAGCCAGCTGGGGTACGGGTCGTGGgtgacgttcgggaaccagcTGGACGTGAAGGAGGCGAAGGCGCTGCTGCAGTGCTGCCGCGACCACGGCGTGAACTTCTTCGACAACGCGGAGGTGTACGCGAACGGGCGCGCGGAGGAGATCATGGGGCAGGCCATCCGCGAGCTCGGGTGGCGCCGCTCCGACCTCGTGGTCTCCACCAAGCTCTTCTGGGGCGGGCCCGGCCCCAACGACAAGGGCCTCTCCCGCAAGCACCTCGTCGAGGGCGCCCGCgcctccctccgccgcctcgaCATGGACTACGTCGACATCCTCTACTGCCACCGCCCCGACGCCGCCACCCCCGTCGACGAGACCGTCCGCGCCATGAACCACATCATCGACCGCGGCTGGGCCTTCTACTGGGGCACCAGCGAGTGGTCCGCCCAGCAGATCACCGAGGCCTGCGCCGTCGCCGCCCGCCTCGACCTCGTCGGCCCCCTCGTCGAGCAGCCCGAGTACAACCTCCTCTCCCGCCACAAG GTCGAAGTTGAGTATCTACCGCTTTACAGTAACTATGGCCTCGGTCTAACCACATGGAGTCCTCTAGCTTCGGGGGTCCTCACTGGAAAATACACCAAGGGGAATATACCTCCGGATAGTAGATTTGCCCTAGAAAATTATAAG AATCTTGCTAGCCGATCATTGGTTGATGATGTGCTTAGGAAAGTAAATGGATTAAAGCCAATTGCTGAGGAATTGGGCATTCCACTATCTCAACTTGCGATTGCCTGGTGTGCTTCGAATCCCAATGTCTCATCAGTGATTACTGGAGCAACTAAAGAGAGCCAG ATCATAGAGAACATGAAGGCTATTGATGTTATCCCGCTGCTTACACCTGATGTGATTGAGAAGATTGAGGCGGTCGTTCAAAGCAAACCCAAGCGGCCAGATTCATACAGGtaa
- the LOC109727231 gene encoding auxin-responsive protein IAA10-like isoform X1 translates to MRGVLGLRGGASSSAPIAVAAAAAAEEEEEEGVEENEEEEEELELGLSLRAKSLAPLKSAPRGLGCRILTAKDLPPLTSPRSSASSSSSPASASASASKRAKADNNPSPEAVGSAHPPSQMVVGWPPIRAFRMNSLVNLSNKDHTPGEANVGASKEANADFSVKDVHVPKRASSSSSSSSSSPFVKVYMDGDPIGRKVDLSAHHSYESLALSLELMFRSPTLPLSASVVVINGATASKLLDGSSEFALTYEDREGDCMLVGDVPWEMFLDNVKRLRIMRTSDAGRLAAPRFHSNKSIRSIAKAGPEASSLKRR, encoded by the exons atgagaggagtTCTAGGGCTCAGGGGAGGTGCTTCGTCGTCGGCGCCGATCgccgtggcggcggcggcggcggcggaggaggaggaggaggagggagtggaggagaacgaggaggaggaggaggagttggaGCTAGGGTTGAGCTTGCGGGCGAAGTCGCTCGCTCCCTTAAAGTCGGCGCCGAGGGGCCTAGGCTGCCGTATCCTCACCGCGAAGGACCTGCCCCCGCTGACGTCGCCGAGATcgtcggcgtcgtcgtcgtcgtccccggcgtcggcgtcggcgtcggcgagcAAGCGAGCGAAGGCCGATAACAACCCCTCTCCCGAGGCCGTTGGATCCGCTCACCCTCCCAG TCAAATGGTGGTGGGATGGCCACCCATAAGAGCATTTAGGATGAACAGCTTGGTCAACTTGTCCAACAAAGACCACACCCCCGGAGAAGCCAATGTCGGCGCCAGCAAGGAAGCCAACGCCGACTTCAGTGTAAAGGATGTTCACGTGCCCAAGagggcttcttcttcttcatcttcttcttcttcgtctcccTTTGTGAAAGTGTACATGGATGGGGATCCTATTGGGAGAAAGGTGGATTTGAGTGCCCACCACTCTTATGAGAGCCTCGCTTTGTCCCTTGAGCTCATGTTCCGCAGCCCAACCCTGCCTTTATCTGCTTCTGTTGTTGTTATTA ATGGTGCGACAGCGTCGAAGTTATTAGACGGCTCTTCTGAATTCGCGCTAACGTACGAGGACAGAGAAGGAGATTGCATGCTGGTTGGAGATGTTCCTTGGGA GATGTTTCTGGACAATGTTAAGAGGCTTAGAATCATGAGGACCTCTGATGCAGGTAGACTTG CAGCACCAAGGTTTCACTCCAACAAATCGATCAGATCAATAGCTAAAGCTGGACCAGAAGCAAGCTCTCTTAAGAGGAGATGA
- the LOC109727231 gene encoding auxin-responsive protein IAA10-like isoform X2, whose amino-acid sequence MRGVLGLRGGASSSAPIAVAAAAAAEEEEEEGVEENEEEEEELELGLSLRAKSLAPLKSAPRGLGCRILTAKDLPPLTSPRSSASSSSSPASASASASKRAKADNNPSPEAVGSAHPPSQMVVGWPPIRAFRMNSLVNLSNKDHTPGEANVGASKEANADFSVKDVHVPKRASSSSSSSSSSPFVKVYMDGDPIGRKVDLSAHHSYESLALSLELMFRSPTLPLSASVVVINGATASKLLDGSSEFALTYEDREGDCMLVGDVPWEMFLDNVKRLRIMRTSDAGRLAPRFHSNKSIRSIAKAGPEASSLKRR is encoded by the exons atgagaggagtTCTAGGGCTCAGGGGAGGTGCTTCGTCGTCGGCGCCGATCgccgtggcggcggcggcggcggcggaggaggaggaggaggagggagtggaggagaacgaggaggaggaggaggagttggaGCTAGGGTTGAGCTTGCGGGCGAAGTCGCTCGCTCCCTTAAAGTCGGCGCCGAGGGGCCTAGGCTGCCGTATCCTCACCGCGAAGGACCTGCCCCCGCTGACGTCGCCGAGATcgtcggcgtcgtcgtcgtcgtccccggcgtcggcgtcggcgtcggcgagcAAGCGAGCGAAGGCCGATAACAACCCCTCTCCCGAGGCCGTTGGATCCGCTCACCCTCCCAG TCAAATGGTGGTGGGATGGCCACCCATAAGAGCATTTAGGATGAACAGCTTGGTCAACTTGTCCAACAAAGACCACACCCCCGGAGAAGCCAATGTCGGCGCCAGCAAGGAAGCCAACGCCGACTTCAGTGTAAAGGATGTTCACGTGCCCAAGagggcttcttcttcttcatcttcttcttcttcgtctcccTTTGTGAAAGTGTACATGGATGGGGATCCTATTGGGAGAAAGGTGGATTTGAGTGCCCACCACTCTTATGAGAGCCTCGCTTTGTCCCTTGAGCTCATGTTCCGCAGCCCAACCCTGCCTTTATCTGCTTCTGTTGTTGTTATTA ATGGTGCGACAGCGTCGAAGTTATTAGACGGCTCTTCTGAATTCGCGCTAACGTACGAGGACAGAGAAGGAGATTGCATGCTGGTTGGAGATGTTCCTTGGGA GATGTTTCTGGACAATGTTAAGAGGCTTAGAATCATGAGGACCTCTGATGCAGGTAGACTTG CACCAAGGTTTCACTCCAACAAATCGATCAGATCAATAGCTAAAGCTGGACCAGAAGCAAGCTCTCTTAAGAGGAGATGA
- the LOC109727594 gene encoding actin-related protein 2/3 complex subunit 1A-like: MAAVEIHQFAECITCHAWSPDQSMIAFCPNNTEVHIYKLLADKWEKVHVLYKHDQIISGIDWSVNSNKIVTVSHDRNSYVWSQEASEWVPTLVILRLNRAALCVQWSPKENKFAVGSGAKTVCICYYEQENNWWVSKLIRKKHNSSVTSVAWHPNNVLLATTSTDGKCRVFCTFIKGVDKRDLGEGSSNDLKFGEQIAQLDLSVTWAFGVRWSPSGNTLAYTGHNSMVYFIDDVESSPSAQTLALRDLPLRDILFLSERVVIGVGFDCNPMVFTADETGLWSFVRYLDERKVAPTSSKGSQFSEALGKLYGQSKQSTSNDTVEPSKFRGGAHANCITCIVLLRRSAATTVKRFSTSGLDGKIVIWELDNSIDIQQPGYR, translated from the exons ATGGCCGCGGTCGAGATCCATCAATTCGCCGAGTGCATCACCTGCCACGCATGGAGCCCCGATCAATCGA TGATTGCATTTTGTCCAAACAATACTGAAGTGCATATCTATAAATTGTTGGCAGACAAGTGGGAGAAAGTACATGTTCTTTACAAG CATGATCAAATTATATCTGGAATTGACTGGAGCGtaaattcaaacaaaattgtAACAGTATCACATGATAGGAATTC ATATGTTTGGAGCCAAGAAGCATCTGAATGGGTACCTACTCTTGTCATTCTTAGGCTAAACAGAGCTGCTCTATGTGTTCAGTGGAGTCCTAAAG AAAACAAGTTTGCTGTTGGAAGTGGAGCTAAAACTGTTTGCATATGCTACTATGAGCAAGAGAACAACTG gtGGGTTAGCAAGCTTATCAGGAAAAAGCATAATTCTTCTGTCACAAGTGTTGCCTGGCATCCTAATAAT GTTCTTCTTGCAACAACATCTACTGACGGTAAATGCAGAGTGTTTTGCACTTTCATCAAGGGCGTAGATAAAAG GGACTTGGGGGAAGGCTCTTCTAATGATCTAAAATTTGGAGAG CAAATTGCTCAACTCGATCTGTCAGTTACTTGGGCCTTTGGTGTAAGGTGGTCACCAAGCGGAAATACCTTGGCCTACACAG GTCACAACTCTATGGTATATTTCATTGATGATGTTGAGTCTTCTCCTTCAGCACAGACTCTGGCCTTGCGTGATCTGCCTCTCCGTGAT ATCCTTTTTCTTTCTGAGAGAGTGGTCATTGGCGTTGGCTTTGACTGCAATCCTATGGTCTTCACCGCAGATGAAACAGGGCTCTG GAGCTTTGTCAGGTATTTAGATGAGAGAAAAGTAGCTCCAACAAGTTCTAAAGGTTCACAG TTCTCTGAAGCCCTTGGGAAGCTGTATGGACAATCGAAACAGAGCACAAGCAATGATACAGTTGAACCTTCAAAATTTCGTGGTGGTGCTCATGCGAACTGCATAAC CTGTATTGTACTGCTAAGAAGATCAGCGGCCACCACCGTGAAACGTTTCAGCACATCAG GGTTAGATGGCAAAATAGTGATCTGGGAGTTGGATAATTCCATAGATATTCAACAACCTGGTTATCGTTGA
- the LOC109727062 gene encoding uncharacterized protein LOC109727062 has product MEGANGARGPNHCPSSGSRGSLLRSWKRRFVGHLAGARARRSRCVVCLQIQQIAGLPPPMEARAVVVGWRTKGCAGERTSPVRVAAGAAIFDEIFLHHCSTDVGSVLRGFAIWVSVADGDERELGAFRVDLSEFAAAGGSFLNSSFGGKSMSFALGGVAHGGVLSLSVYCRMVEDEDHDITTRNSWNKTKCFSCLPDLNCLRSRPASASARRVPALRSDANFITIENPTEDILRMDDEDGGFITLERGTISSRSQRPSSDTLVHTDGDEEEIEGREEEKPCLLMEFSEEIDADKVEDEFLSMLEQKYWKGSNAEPWRKVAEGSLSMSLDLSLDLGLDLDLDFLLKEAEVELAKAAQVWRSKVGAAILEKEEYEDLMRRWGVKEDDPSPVCFVGYGFGSPMHFENQALLH; this is encoded by the exons ATGGAAGGAGCTAATGGCGCCCGCGGACCCAACCATTGCCCCAGCTCGGGGAGCAGGGGGAGCTTGCTGCGCTCGTGGAAGAGGAGATTCGTCGGACACCTTGCGGGCGCCCGCGCGCGGAGGTCCCGGTGCGTGGTTTGCCTCCAAATCCAGCAAATTGCGGGGCTTCCGCCGCCCATGGAGGCGCGCGCGGTGGTCGTGGGGTGGAGAACCAAAGGGTGCGCGGGGGAGCGGACGAGCCCCGTTCGCGTCGCCGCGGGGGCCGCCATTTTCGACGAGATATTCCTGCACCACTGCAGCACGGACGTGGGATCCGTGCTGAGGGGCTTCGCCATTTGGGTTTCGGTTGCTGATGGAGATGAGCGCGAATTGGGCGCGTTTCGCGTCGATCTCAGCGAGTtcgcggcggcgggggggagTTTTTTGAATTCGAGTTTCGGCGGGAAGAGCATGAGCTTCGCTCTCGGAGGAGTCGCCCATGGCGGGGTGCTGAGTTTGAGTGTGTATTGTAGGATGGTGGAGGACGAAGACCATGATATTACTACTA GGAATAGTTGGAATAAAACCAAGTGCTTTTCTTGTCTCCCTGATCTGAACTGCCTTCGGAGCCGGCCCGCCTCTGCCTCAGCTCGAAGAGTCCCAGCCCTCCGATCCGATGCTAACTTTATCACGATCGAGAACCCTACCGAAGACATTCTTCGAATGGACGACGAAGACGGCGGCTTCATCACACTGGAGAGAGGAACCATCTCTTCTCGATCGCAGAGGCCTAGTTCCGACACTTTAGTGCACACCGATGGGGACGAAGAGGAAATCGAGGGGCGCGAAGAGGAGAAGCCGTGCCTTCTAATGGAGTTTAGCGAAGAAATCGATGCAGATAAAGTCGAGGACGAGTTCCTTAGCATGTTGGAGCAGAAATATTGGAAAGGAAGTAATGCTGAGCCATGGAGAAAAGTGGCTGAGGGAAGTTTGAGTATGAGCTTGGATCTgagtttggatttgggtttggacTTGGACTTGGATTTCCTATTAAAAGAAGCCGAGGTCGAGCTCGCGAAGGCGGCGCAAGTGTGGAGAAGTAAAGTTGGAGCAGCAATTTTAGAGAAGGAAGAGTATGAGGATCTCATGAGGAGATGGGGGGTTAAAGAGGATGATCCTTCTCCAGTGTGCTTTGTAGGGTATGGCTTTGGTAGTCCAATGCACTTTGAGAACCAAGCACTCTTACATTGA